Proteins encoded by one window of Grus americana isolate bGruAme1 chromosome 7, bGruAme1.mat, whole genome shotgun sequence:
- the TIAL1 gene encoding nucleolysin TIAR isoform X2 codes for MEDDGQPRTLYVGNLSRDVTEVLILQLFSQIGPCKSCKMITEHTSNDPYCFVEFYEHRDAAAALAAMNGRKILGKEVKVNWATTPSSQKKDTSNHFHVFVGDLSPEITTEDIKSAFAPFGKISDARVVKDMATGKSKGYGFVSFYNKLDAENAIVHMGGQWLGGRQIRTNWATRKPPAPKSTQENNTKQLRFEDVVNQSSPKNCTVYCGGIASGLTDQLMRQTFSPFGQIMEIRVFPEKGYSFVRFSTHESAAHAIVSVNGTTIEGHVVKCYWGKESPDMTKNFQQVDYSQWGQWSQVYGNPQQYGQYMANGWQVPSYGMYGQAWNQQGFGVDQSPSAAWMGGFSAQPAQGQGAPVIPNQAGYGMASYQTQ; via the exons CTATGTAGGAAACCTCTCCAGAGATGTGACTGAAGTTCTTATACTTCAGTTATTCAGCCAGATTGGACCATGCAAAAGCTGTAAAATGATAACAGAG catACAAGCAATGACCCTTATTGCTTTGTGGAATTTTATGAACACAGAGATGCAGCTGCTGCATTAGCTGCTATGAATGGGAGAAAAATTTTGGGAAAG GAGGTCAAAGTAAACTGGGCAACAACACCAAGTAGCCAGAAAAAAGATACATCCA atcacTTCCATGTGTTCGTTGGGGATTTAAGTCCAGAAATAACAACAGAAGACATCAAGTCAGCATTTGCTCCTTTTGGTAAAATATC GGATGCACGGGTAGTTAAAGATATGGCAACTGGAAAGTCAAAAGGCTATGgttttgtatctttttataACAAACTG GATGCAGAAAATGCTATTGTACACATGGGAGGCCAGTGGTTGGGAGGCCGTCAGATCAGAACTAACTGGGCAACACGGAAACCACCAGCCCCCAAAAGTACACAAGAAA ATAATACAAAACAGTTGAGATTTGAAGATGTAGTAAATCAGTCAAGTCCAAAAAATTGTACTGTGTACTGTGGAGGAATTGCCTCTGGGCTAACAG ATCAACTTATGAGACAGACTTTTTCACCATTTGGACAGATTATGGAAATAAGGGTGTTTCCAGAAAAAGGTTACTCATTTGTCAG ATTTTCAACCCATGAAAGTGCAGCACATGCTATTGTTTCAGTTAATGGAACCACAATTGAAGGACATGTTGTTAAATGTTATTGGGGTAAAGAATCCCCTGATATGACTAAAAACTTCCAACAG GTGGATTACAGTCAGTGGGGGCAGTGGAGCCAAGTATATGGAAATCCACAACAGTACGGGCAATATATGGCTAATGGGTGGCAAGTACCATCGTATGGAATGTATGGCCAAGCATGGAATCAACAGGGTTTTGGAGTAGA ccaATCTCCATCTGCCGCCTGGATGGGTGGATTTAGTGCTCAGCCTGCCCAGGGACAAGGTGCTCCTGTAATACCTAACCAAGCTGGATATGGTATGGCAAGCTACCAAACACAGTGA
- the TIAL1 gene encoding nucleolysin TIAR isoform X1 → MEDDGQPRTLYVGNLSRDVTEVLILQLFSQIGPCKSCKMITEQPDSRRVNSSVGFSVLQHTSNDPYCFVEFYEHRDAAAALAAMNGRKILGKEVKVNWATTPSSQKKDTSNHFHVFVGDLSPEITTEDIKSAFAPFGKISDARVVKDMATGKSKGYGFVSFYNKLDAENAIVHMGGQWLGGRQIRTNWATRKPPAPKSTQENNTKQLRFEDVVNQSSPKNCTVYCGGIASGLTDQLMRQTFSPFGQIMEIRVFPEKGYSFVRFSTHESAAHAIVSVNGTTIEGHVVKCYWGKESPDMTKNFQQVDYSQWGQWSQVYGNPQQYGQYMANGWQVPSYGMYGQAWNQQGFGVDQSPSAAWMGGFSAQPAQGQGAPVIPNQAGYGMASYQTQ, encoded by the exons CTATGTAGGAAACCTCTCCAGAGATGTGACTGAAGTTCTTATACTTCAGTTATTCAGCCAGATTGGACCATGCAAAAGCTGTAAAATGATAACAGAG CAACCCGATAGCAGAAGGGTCAACTCTTCTGttggattttctgttttgcagcatACAAGCAATGACCCTTATTGCTTTGTGGAATTTTATGAACACAGAGATGCAGCTGCTGCATTAGCTGCTATGAATGGGAGAAAAATTTTGGGAAAG GAGGTCAAAGTAAACTGGGCAACAACACCAAGTAGCCAGAAAAAAGATACATCCA atcacTTCCATGTGTTCGTTGGGGATTTAAGTCCAGAAATAACAACAGAAGACATCAAGTCAGCATTTGCTCCTTTTGGTAAAATATC GGATGCACGGGTAGTTAAAGATATGGCAACTGGAAAGTCAAAAGGCTATGgttttgtatctttttataACAAACTG GATGCAGAAAATGCTATTGTACACATGGGAGGCCAGTGGTTGGGAGGCCGTCAGATCAGAACTAACTGGGCAACACGGAAACCACCAGCCCCCAAAAGTACACAAGAAA ATAATACAAAACAGTTGAGATTTGAAGATGTAGTAAATCAGTCAAGTCCAAAAAATTGTACTGTGTACTGTGGAGGAATTGCCTCTGGGCTAACAG ATCAACTTATGAGACAGACTTTTTCACCATTTGGACAGATTATGGAAATAAGGGTGTTTCCAGAAAAAGGTTACTCATTTGTCAG ATTTTCAACCCATGAAAGTGCAGCACATGCTATTGTTTCAGTTAATGGAACCACAATTGAAGGACATGTTGTTAAATGTTATTGGGGTAAAGAATCCCCTGATATGACTAAAAACTTCCAACAG GTGGATTACAGTCAGTGGGGGCAGTGGAGCCAAGTATATGGAAATCCACAACAGTACGGGCAATATATGGCTAATGGGTGGCAAGTACCATCGTATGGAATGTATGGCCAAGCATGGAATCAACAGGGTTTTGGAGTAGA ccaATCTCCATCTGCCGCCTGGATGGGTGGATTTAGTGCTCAGCCTGCCCAGGGACAAGGTGCTCCTGTAATACCTAACCAAGCTGGATATGGTATGGCAAGCTACCAAACACAGTGA
- the TIAL1 gene encoding nucleolysin TIAR isoform X3 → MEDDGQPRTLYVGNLSRDVTEVLILQLFSQIGPCKSCKMITEQPDSRRVNSSVGFSVLQHTSNDPYCFVEFYEHRDAAAALAAMNGRKILGKEVKVNWATTPSSQKKDTSNHFHVFVGDLSPEITTEDIKSAFAPFGKISDARVVKDMATGKSKGYGFVSFYNKLDAENAIVHMGGQWLGGRQIRTNWATRKPPAPKSTQENNTKQLRFEDVVNQSSPKNCTVYCGGIASGLTDQLMRQTFSPFGQIMEIRVFPEKGYSFVRFSTHESAAHAIVSVNGTTIEGHVVKCYWGKESPDMTKNFQQLCCSCSSNWASDFDGMSVTVFWI, encoded by the exons CTATGTAGGAAACCTCTCCAGAGATGTGACTGAAGTTCTTATACTTCAGTTATTCAGCCAGATTGGACCATGCAAAAGCTGTAAAATGATAACAGAG CAACCCGATAGCAGAAGGGTCAACTCTTCTGttggattttctgttttgcagcatACAAGCAATGACCCTTATTGCTTTGTGGAATTTTATGAACACAGAGATGCAGCTGCTGCATTAGCTGCTATGAATGGGAGAAAAATTTTGGGAAAG GAGGTCAAAGTAAACTGGGCAACAACACCAAGTAGCCAGAAAAAAGATACATCCA atcacTTCCATGTGTTCGTTGGGGATTTAAGTCCAGAAATAACAACAGAAGACATCAAGTCAGCATTTGCTCCTTTTGGTAAAATATC GGATGCACGGGTAGTTAAAGATATGGCAACTGGAAAGTCAAAAGGCTATGgttttgtatctttttataACAAACTG GATGCAGAAAATGCTATTGTACACATGGGAGGCCAGTGGTTGGGAGGCCGTCAGATCAGAACTAACTGGGCAACACGGAAACCACCAGCCCCCAAAAGTACACAAGAAA ATAATACAAAACAGTTGAGATTTGAAGATGTAGTAAATCAGTCAAGTCCAAAAAATTGTACTGTGTACTGTGGAGGAATTGCCTCTGGGCTAACAG ATCAACTTATGAGACAGACTTTTTCACCATTTGGACAGATTATGGAAATAAGGGTGTTTCCAGAAAAAGGTTACTCATTTGTCAG ATTTTCAACCCATGAAAGTGCAGCACATGCTATTGTTTCAGTTAATGGAACCACAATTGAAGGACATGTTGTTAAATGTTATTGGGGTAAAGAATCCCCTGATATGACTAAAAACTTCCAACAG TTATGTTGCAGTTGTTCATCAAACTGGGCTAGTGATTTTGATGGAATGTCTGTTACTGTCTTCTGGATATGA
- the TIAL1 gene encoding nucleolysin TIAR isoform X4, giving the protein MDARVVKDMATGKSKGYGFVSFYNKLDAENAIVHMGGQWLGGRQIRTNWATRKPPAPKSTQENNTKQLRFEDVVNQSSPKNCTVYCGGIASGLTDQLMRQTFSPFGQIMEIRVFPEKGYSFVRFSTHESAAHAIVSVNGTTIEGHVVKCYWGKESPDMTKNFQQVDYSQWGQWSQVYGNPQQYGQYMANGWQVPSYGMYGQAWNQQGFGVDQSPSAAWMGGFSAQPAQGQGAPVIPNQAGYGMASYQTQ; this is encoded by the exons AT GGATGCACGGGTAGTTAAAGATATGGCAACTGGAAAGTCAAAAGGCTATGgttttgtatctttttataACAAACTG GATGCAGAAAATGCTATTGTACACATGGGAGGCCAGTGGTTGGGAGGCCGTCAGATCAGAACTAACTGGGCAACACGGAAACCACCAGCCCCCAAAAGTACACAAGAAA ATAATACAAAACAGTTGAGATTTGAAGATGTAGTAAATCAGTCAAGTCCAAAAAATTGTACTGTGTACTGTGGAGGAATTGCCTCTGGGCTAACAG ATCAACTTATGAGACAGACTTTTTCACCATTTGGACAGATTATGGAAATAAGGGTGTTTCCAGAAAAAGGTTACTCATTTGTCAG ATTTTCAACCCATGAAAGTGCAGCACATGCTATTGTTTCAGTTAATGGAACCACAATTGAAGGACATGTTGTTAAATGTTATTGGGGTAAAGAATCCCCTGATATGACTAAAAACTTCCAACAG GTGGATTACAGTCAGTGGGGGCAGTGGAGCCAAGTATATGGAAATCCACAACAGTACGGGCAATATATGGCTAATGGGTGGCAAGTACCATCGTATGGAATGTATGGCCAAGCATGGAATCAACAGGGTTTTGGAGTAGA ccaATCTCCATCTGCCGCCTGGATGGGTGGATTTAGTGCTCAGCCTGCCCAGGGACAAGGTGCTCCTGTAATACCTAACCAAGCTGGATATGGTATGGCAAGCTACCAAACACAGTGA
- the TIAL1 gene encoding nucleolysin TIAR isoform X5, which translates to MATGKSKGYGFVSFYNKLDAENAIVHMGGQWLGGRQIRTNWATRKPPAPKSTQENNTKQLRFEDVVNQSSPKNCTVYCGGIASGLTDQLMRQTFSPFGQIMEIRVFPEKGYSFVRFSTHESAAHAIVSVNGTTIEGHVVKCYWGKESPDMTKNFQQVDYSQWGQWSQVYGNPQQYGQYMANGWQVPSYGMYGQAWNQQGFGVDQSPSAAWMGGFSAQPAQGQGAPVIPNQAGYGMASYQTQ; encoded by the exons ATGGCAACTGGAAAGTCAAAAGGCTATGgttttgtatctttttataACAAACTG GATGCAGAAAATGCTATTGTACACATGGGAGGCCAGTGGTTGGGAGGCCGTCAGATCAGAACTAACTGGGCAACACGGAAACCACCAGCCCCCAAAAGTACACAAGAAA ATAATACAAAACAGTTGAGATTTGAAGATGTAGTAAATCAGTCAAGTCCAAAAAATTGTACTGTGTACTGTGGAGGAATTGCCTCTGGGCTAACAG ATCAACTTATGAGACAGACTTTTTCACCATTTGGACAGATTATGGAAATAAGGGTGTTTCCAGAAAAAGGTTACTCATTTGTCAG ATTTTCAACCCATGAAAGTGCAGCACATGCTATTGTTTCAGTTAATGGAACCACAATTGAAGGACATGTTGTTAAATGTTATTGGGGTAAAGAATCCCCTGATATGACTAAAAACTTCCAACAG GTGGATTACAGTCAGTGGGGGCAGTGGAGCCAAGTATATGGAAATCCACAACAGTACGGGCAATATATGGCTAATGGGTGGCAAGTACCATCGTATGGAATGTATGGCCAAGCATGGAATCAACAGGGTTTTGGAGTAGA ccaATCTCCATCTGCCGCCTGGATGGGTGGATTTAGTGCTCAGCCTGCCCAGGGACAAGGTGCTCCTGTAATACCTAACCAAGCTGGATATGGTATGGCAAGCTACCAAACACAGTGA